The Thermoplasma acidophilum DSM 1728 genome includes a window with the following:
- a CDS encoding YncE family protein, which translates to MDTGNAIVPTSGAYASDCGCYFVANYFTDNVYVINATTYRIANVMPVGSGPISVMYVESNGLVYVANQNSGDISVINTHLMSVIDTIGVGSGPQSIAYDPQIDEVFIANSYSGSVTVISGSNSVVANISVAGASGVAYSQYNGYIYVSQYGHGMVSVINPLTLSTVGTFEAGSSPSSLAIDNLNGKVFIDNQGSDTITVTGPNGTYIRTIPVGSDPLQVMFCNYSDQVYTSNFDSDTVTAINAINFSSITNISVGLNPYGLFMGNGRNEIAVANEYTNNISFINTSTDEVYYSLTIGSGPQGLAYDPVNSYLYVTNAYSNFVYVLDKNYSVIAKVYVGWGPSGIAYDPYNNYVYVANYDTDNVSVLDTQTQTVLRNIAVGEGPAGIVVNPSNGYVYSINQLSDDVSVINPSNNSVISSIITGSSPFNGVYDQANGFIYVGNFGSNNISVINPDSESVVYTIQVGSGPQDLSYDPENGYIYVINFNSDSVSIINGKERVLSTINTGSGPEGICYDPYDNSLYVSNSGSNDVYVINATTEGVEAIIPVGIYPFRDCVDPANGLVFVANTNSGTVSIIEPMSPTAGTVISPHVQNDALFFILAILVCALAITGYIATIKHKK; encoded by the coding sequence ATGGATACTGGTAATGCCATAGTTCCAACTTCAGGTGCTTACGCATCTGACTGCGGTTGCTACTTTGTGGCGAATTACTTTACAGATAATGTGTATGTGATAAATGCGACTACATACAGGATCGCGAATGTAATGCCTGTTGGTTCTGGTCCAATATCAGTCATGTATGTTGAAAGTAATGGGCTTGTCTATGTTGCAAATCAGAACTCGGGCGATATTTCTGTGATAAATACGCACCTCATGTCAGTTATAGACACAATAGGAGTTGGTTCAGGCCCTCAGAGCATCGCTTATGATCCTCAGATTGATGAGGTATTCATCGCCAACTCGTACTCTGGATCGGTAACTGTCATATCTGGATCAAACAGTGTAGTGGCAAACATATCAGTTGCTGGGGCTTCCGGAGTTGCTTATAGCCAGTACAATGGATACATATATGTTTCACAGTATGGCCACGGTATGGTATCTGTTATCAACCCACTTACTTTAAGTACAGTCGGAACATTTGAAGCAGGATCGTCCCCATCCAGTCTGGCAATAGACAATCTAAACGGAAAGGTATTCATCGATAACCAGGGTTCAGATACGATAACCGTCACAGGGCCTAATGGAACATATATCAGGACGATACCAGTTGGTTCAGATCCATTGCAGGTGATGTTCTGCAATTACAGTGACCAGGTGTACACTTCCAATTTTGACTCAGACACAGTCACTGCGATCAACGCGATCAATTTCAGCTCAATCACCAATATCAGCGTGGGTTTGAATCCGTATGGGTTGTTTATGGGTAACGGTCGCAATGAAATAGCGGTTGCAAATGAATATACAAACAACATATCATTTATAAACACATCCACCGACGAGGTATATTATAGTTTGACAATAGGATCCGGACCTCAGGGGCTTGCATATGATCCTGTAAATTCATATCTGTACGTAACGAATGCATACTCAAACTTCGTATACGTGCTGGATAAGAATTACAGCGTTATAGCAAAGGTGTATGTTGGTTGGGGCCCTTCAGGAATAGCCTATGATCCATACAACAATTACGTATACGTTGCAAACTACGATACAGACAATGTATCGGTGCTGGATACTCAGACGCAAACTGTGTTGAGGAATATTGCTGTCGGGGAAGGCCCAGCTGGTATTGTAGTGAACCCATCAAATGGATATGTTTATTCCATAAACCAGCTCTCTGATGACGTCTCCGTTATAAATCCGTCAAATAATTCCGTTATATCCTCCATTATAACAGGCTCCAGCCCGTTCAATGGTGTTTACGATCAGGCCAACGGGTTCATATACGTGGGTAATTTCGGTTCAAACAATATCTCAGTTATAAATCCTGATTCTGAAAGTGTTGTGTACACAATTCAGGTAGGATCCGGTCCGCAGGATCTATCCTACGATCCGGAAAATGGATACATCTACGTTATCAACTTCAATTCGGATAGCGTATCAATAATAAATGGCAAGGAAAGAGTCCTTTCCACGATCAATACAGGATCTGGGCCTGAAGGCATATGTTATGATCCATACGATAACAGTCTTTATGTTTCCAATTCTGGTTCAAATGATGTTTACGTTATCAACGCAACAACAGAAGGAGTTGAAGCCATAATTCCAGTTGGTATCTATCCATTCAGGGATTGCGTGGACCCGGCTAACGGACTCGTATTCGTTGCAAATACAAATTCTGGAACTGTATCGATAATAGAGCCTATGAGTCCAACTGCAGGTACAGTCATTAGCCCGCATGTGCAGAATGATGCGCTATTTTTCATATTGGCTATTCTAGTCTGTGCTTTGGCAATCACAGGATACATTGCAACGATAAAGCATAAAAAATAG
- a CDS encoding dihydroorotase, whose protein sequence is MDRAICGNFYYGGKFDYLEVIVSDGKIAGIKKDAGNVPKTNYDGAILPAATDIHVHFRTPGETEKEDFGSGSLSAIYGGTTYVMDMPNNRFPITDYNAFGDKLGSIDSTSFADFSLYSMETGKNAMLLDRRSIGLKVYLGGSTNSTGTEVIEEGDIRKINEMNYPVVFHGESERCLKTHQMEEKNLRDHNLARPIDCEIEAAKYVSGLDIKTKIMAHVSSPDVTGNFLREVTPHHLLLNDEMPLGSFGKVNPPLRDSRTQKRLLDDYISGKFDILSSDHAPHTEDDKREFEFAKSGIIGVETRVPLFLALAQKKIVPLDVLYRTAIENPPSIFGIKKGKIEIGYDADFMVIDFTSMKRINDNRLHSKFPVSPFNGMDAIFPSHVIMRGNVVIDRYEDISDPMGVFIPKPQKE, encoded by the coding sequence ATGGATAGGGCAATATGTGGAAATTTCTATTACGGTGGAAAATTCGATTATCTTGAGGTCATAGTATCGGACGGAAAGATCGCGGGCATAAAGAAGGATGCCGGCAACGTGCCGAAGACAAACTATGACGGGGCGATACTTCCCGCGGCTACTGACATACATGTGCATTTCAGAACACCAGGTGAAACTGAAAAGGAAGATTTCGGCAGTGGATCCCTATCTGCCATATACGGCGGAACCACATATGTTATGGATATGCCGAACAATCGCTTCCCCATAACCGATTACAATGCTTTTGGTGATAAGCTTGGATCCATAGATTCTACATCATTTGCAGATTTCTCTCTTTACTCTATGGAAACCGGCAAAAACGCCATGCTGTTGGACAGAAGGAGCATCGGGCTTAAGGTTTACCTGGGCGGATCGACCAATTCAACCGGCACTGAGGTCATAGAAGAAGGAGATATCAGGAAGATAAACGAAATGAATTATCCTGTGGTGTTTCATGGCGAATCTGAAAGATGTCTTAAGACACATCAAATGGAAGAAAAAAACCTGAGGGACCACAATCTGGCAAGGCCCATAGATTGCGAGATCGAGGCGGCTAAGTACGTGAGCGGCCTTGACATAAAGACGAAGATAATGGCCCATGTGAGCTCTCCAGATGTAACCGGCAATTTTCTCAGGGAGGTAACGCCACATCATCTGTTGCTGAATGATGAGATGCCTCTCGGATCGTTTGGAAAAGTGAACCCTCCACTGAGGGACAGCAGAACACAAAAGAGGCTTCTTGATGATTACATAAGCGGGAAGTTCGATATACTCTCCTCTGACCATGCGCCGCATACAGAGGATGATAAGAGAGAATTTGAATTTGCAAAGTCGGGAATAATAGGGGTTGAAACAAGAGTTCCGTTATTTCTGGCTTTAGCCCAAAAGAAGATTGTGCCCCTCGATGTCCTCTACAGAACAGCCATAGAGAATCCGCCATCCATATTCGGCATAAAGAAGGGCAAGATCGAGATTGGTTACGATGCCGACTTCATGGTTATCGATTTCACCAGCATGAAGAGGATAAACGACAACAGGCTGCATTCAAAGTTTCCAGTCAGCCCGTTCAATGGCATGGACGCGATATTTCCATCGCATGTGATCATGAGGGGCAACGTGGTCATAGATCGCTATGAAGATATTTCGGATCCGATGGGCGTATTCATACCCAAACCTCAAAAGGAATGA
- the bgaS gene encoding beta-galactosidase BgaS, translating into MFPKGFKFGFSEAGFQFEMGISDPDPNTDWYVWTHDKYNIQNHVVSGDLPENGAGYWDLYHRDHDFAQHLGMNAARIGIEWSRIFPKSTEEVKVSVQNDRGDVLNVDITDRDLDKLDKIANKDAVNHYRSIFSDFKNRGNYLIINLYHWSTPVWINDPSKRDIEKDNAVGNCFTTRSIVEFAKFAAYVARAFDDLADRWSTMNEPNILFNGQCSNDWRPDSMAIRKKLFAEAHARAYDSIKKFSEKPVGIVYANGDMQPLTDEDREARDLAEYEIRYSFFDAITKGDLSWYANAAQNRSLDYSSDKREDMANHLDWVGVNYYSRDVVKKDGDRWAIVPGYGYATGENKRSLDGRSSSDTGWEVYPEGIYHLVMSYQKHIGLPMMISENGVADDSDRLRPRYVASHLKNLESAIRDGAKVEGYLHWALTDNYEWASGFSKKFGLLKVDFKTKKRYIRPGALVFKEIVENNGVDEDLEWLAADKF; encoded by the coding sequence GTGTTTCCTAAAGGCTTTAAATTTGGGTTTTCAGAGGCAGGGTTTCAGTTTGAGATGGGAATAAGTGATCCTGATCCCAATACAGACTGGTATGTATGGACGCACGATAAGTATAACATTCAGAACCATGTGGTTTCTGGAGATCTGCCTGAAAACGGTGCAGGTTACTGGGATCTATACCACAGGGATCATGATTTCGCTCAGCATCTGGGAATGAATGCAGCTAGAATAGGTATAGAATGGTCAAGAATATTTCCAAAATCAACTGAGGAAGTTAAGGTCAGTGTACAAAATGACAGGGGCGACGTGCTGAATGTTGATATCACAGACAGGGATCTTGACAAACTTGATAAGATTGCAAATAAAGATGCCGTGAATCACTATAGAAGCATATTCTCGGATTTCAAGAATCGCGGAAATTACCTTATCATCAATTTGTACCATTGGTCCACTCCAGTGTGGATAAACGACCCGTCGAAGAGAGATATCGAAAAGGATAATGCAGTTGGAAATTGCTTTACAACACGCTCAATTGTGGAATTTGCCAAGTTTGCGGCTTATGTTGCCAGGGCGTTCGATGATCTTGCTGATAGATGGAGCACGATGAATGAACCAAATATACTTTTCAATGGCCAGTGCAGCAATGACTGGAGACCGGACTCTATGGCAATACGGAAAAAGCTGTTCGCAGAAGCCCATGCAAGGGCATATGACAGCATAAAAAAATTTTCAGAGAAACCTGTTGGCATAGTGTATGCCAATGGAGATATGCAGCCATTGACTGATGAGGACAGAGAGGCAAGGGATCTTGCAGAGTATGAAATAAGATACTCGTTCTTCGACGCCATAACCAAGGGAGATCTATCGTGGTATGCAAATGCCGCGCAGAATCGTTCTCTGGATTATAGCTCTGATAAGCGGGAGGATATGGCGAATCATCTTGACTGGGTGGGTGTTAACTATTACAGCAGGGATGTTGTTAAAAAAGACGGTGACAGATGGGCCATAGTACCTGGATATGGGTATGCAACTGGCGAGAACAAGAGGTCTCTTGACGGAAGATCCTCCAGCGACACCGGCTGGGAAGTGTATCCTGAAGGAATATACCATCTCGTCATGTCCTATCAGAAGCATATCGGGCTTCCGATGATGATATCTGAAAATGGAGTTGCGGACGATAGCGACAGACTGAGGCCCAGATACGTGGCATCCCATCTGAAGAATCTCGAAAGTGCGATAAGAGACGGTGCAAAGGTTGAGGGCTACCTGCATTGGGCATTGACAGACAATTATGAATGGGCATCAGGATTTTCCAAGAAATTCGGGCTTCTCAAGGTAGACTTTAAAACAAAGAAGAGATACATCAGGCCAGGTGCGCTTGTTTTTAAAGAAATAGTTGAAAATAATGGAGTCGACGAAGATCTGGAATGGCTTGCCGCAGATAAATTCTAA
- a CDS encoding TrmB family transcriptional regulator, protein MDSDIFSGLSKFGLSPYEIKIYEALVIKGPMTSTEIVRMTGVPQPRVYDLFNSLIKKGFIEESIGKKKMYKAIPVSQVLKKERDWLESYSLNLQRYVENKKIYPDRYSTFLSLVEGYDNIIQKMQTMINEAQNEIIISLSQEKFNDLREDLQRASSRKVTVVLLVFTDGDVAFDGRALIRKINGKPTEMAISDRKSCVVSVEGERENKEYALYFEEDNFIHVMSYYFNQSLWSQAVIIRDFFIAESIKFCNIWITCDAIDFLLSRNMRVFAEVEGFYHDDRRTWKGEILKTEKIPFVRNTFYINVGDRTYSVGGKTATLEDIKMISVLLHPSILHV, encoded by the coding sequence ATGGATAGTGATATATTTTCCGGGCTTTCGAAATTCGGCCTTTCGCCATATGAAATAAAGATATACGAAGCTCTGGTAATAAAAGGGCCAATGACATCTACAGAGATTGTAAGGATGACCGGAGTTCCGCAGCCAAGGGTTTATGATCTATTTAATTCGCTTATAAAGAAGGGGTTCATAGAGGAGAGCATAGGTAAGAAGAAGATGTACAAGGCAATACCTGTATCGCAGGTCCTAAAGAAGGAAAGAGACTGGCTAGAATCATACTCATTGAACCTTCAGAGATACGTTGAAAACAAGAAAATCTACCCTGACAGATACTCAACTTTTCTCTCTCTTGTTGAGGGATACGATAATATAATTCAGAAGATGCAGACAATGATAAATGAGGCGCAGAATGAAATAATAATATCTCTATCTCAGGAGAAATTCAACGATCTCAGGGAGGATCTTCAGAGGGCCAGCAGCAGGAAGGTAACAGTGGTACTACTTGTCTTCACTGACGGTGATGTTGCATTTGACGGCAGAGCACTTATACGGAAGATCAATGGAAAACCAACAGAAATGGCCATTTCGGATAGAAAATCATGCGTCGTATCGGTTGAAGGAGAGAGGGAGAATAAAGAATATGCCCTATATTTTGAAGAAGATAATTTCATACACGTTATGTCATATTATTTTAATCAATCCTTGTGGAGTCAGGCTGTAATCATAAGGGACTTCTTCATTGCTGAATCCATCAAATTTTGCAATATATGGATAACATGCGATGCCATAGACTTCTTGCTGTCGCGAAACATGAGGGTATTTGCGGAAGTAGAGGGATTCTACCACGATGACAGAAGGACATGGAAGGGTGAGATCTTGAAGACTGAAAAAATACCTTTTGTCAGGAATACCTTCTATATCAATGTAGGCGATAGAACATACTCGGTTGGTGGTAAGACGGCGACCCTCGAGGATATCAAGATGATATCCGTTTTACTGCATCCTTCAATACTACATGTATGA
- the purQ gene encoding phosphoribosylformylglycinamidine synthase subunit PurQ, giving the protein MKPPKVGILLMEGTNNETEVFFSVRRSGGDPDYVHVSDIAAGRKAISDYDALIVPGGFSAGDYIRAGVIFAARLLAVAGKEIRDFVDSGRPLIGICNGFQVIMEMGLIGKRDELTLTNNESGRFECRYTYITMTSDNPIFRDAFKGKGSFQVPVAHAEGRIAVSGVSVLKRLYENDQVLFKYSDTHGVTDEYPWNPNGSVDSIASLTNEHGNVIGLMPHPERIYYSYQAMYDDARKDQATGKLFYDSLISYLSGVHG; this is encoded by the coding sequence ATGAAACCACCAAAGGTTGGAATCCTCCTTATGGAGGGTACAAACAATGAAACCGAGGTATTTTTTTCAGTCAGGAGAAGCGGTGGCGATCCTGATTACGTGCATGTGAGTGATATTGCTGCAGGCAGGAAAGCCATATCTGATTATGATGCGCTCATTGTGCCTGGGGGTTTTTCAGCCGGTGACTACATAAGGGCCGGCGTGATATTTGCGGCAAGGCTTCTGGCAGTGGCCGGAAAGGAGATAAGGGATTTCGTTGATTCTGGAAGGCCCTTAATAGGGATATGCAACGGGTTTCAGGTCATCATGGAGATGGGGCTGATAGGAAAAAGAGATGAACTGACACTGACAAACAATGAATCCGGAAGATTCGAATGTCGCTACACCTATATCACGATGACATCGGACAACCCGATATTTAGGGATGCATTCAAGGGAAAAGGCTCATTCCAGGTGCCGGTTGCGCATGCTGAAGGTAGAATCGCCGTATCCGGCGTATCAGTACTCAAGAGGCTCTACGAAAATGATCAAGTACTGTTCAAATACTCGGATACGCACGGAGTTACAGATGAATACCCATGGAATCCAAATGGATCTGTTGATTCAATTGCATCTCTGACAAACGAGCACGGTAACGTTATAGGGCTTATGCCTCATCCTGAGCGTATTTATTACTCGTATCAGGCCATGTACGACGATGCCAGAAAGGATCAGGCAACTGGGAAGCTTTTCTACGACAGCCTGATATCATATCTTAGTGGTGTGCATGGATAG
- a CDS encoding ABC transporter ATP-binding protein, whose product MIEVLKTEGVSKIFQMKTGLMGTQDITALNNVNITLYQKEILGLVGASGSGKSTLARVLVLLYRPSTGKVVFEGRDVTNYRGMKLREYRSDVQMVFQDPYASLDPYHTISWHIRRPLRIHHYRGNIDERIDELLEMVKLDPPSYFRDKFPHQISGGQRQRVYLARALALEPKVLIADEPVSMLDVSLRIDILELLSRIREDLGISIIYITHDLNTVSMITDRIYVLHNGEIVEEGQTDDVLSNPRDDYTRSLIEAAPDPYKRI is encoded by the coding sequence ATGATTGAGGTATTGAAAACAGAGGGCGTATCCAAAATATTCCAGATGAAGACTGGATTAATGGGTACTCAGGATATCACTGCACTCAACAACGTTAACATAACATTATATCAGAAAGAAATTCTTGGTCTGGTCGGTGCAAGTGGGAGCGGAAAAAGCACTCTTGCCAGAGTTCTTGTTCTCCTCTACAGGCCGTCAACCGGAAAGGTGGTATTCGAGGGTCGGGATGTCACGAATTACAGAGGCATGAAGCTCAGGGAATATAGATCCGATGTTCAGATGGTCTTTCAGGATCCTTATGCTTCGCTGGATCCCTATCATACCATATCATGGCATATTAGGAGGCCACTGAGGATACACCACTATCGGGGTAATATAGATGAAAGGATCGATGAACTTCTCGAGATGGTTAAACTTGACCCGCCTTCTTATTTTCGGGATAAGTTCCCGCACCAGATTTCAGGCGGGCAGCGTCAGAGAGTGTACCTTGCCAGAGCGCTTGCACTGGAGCCGAAGGTTCTGATAGCGGATGAGCCTGTATCAATGCTTGACGTATCTCTCAGGATAGATATACTTGAACTGCTTTCAAGAATAAGAGAGGATCTTGGCATCAGCATAATTTACATTACGCATGACCTTAATACGGTTAGCATGATCACGGACAGGATCTACGTTCTTCACAATGGCGAGATAGTTGAAGAAGGCCAGACAGACGATGTGCTGTCAAATCCTAGAGATGATTATACAAGATCATTGATAGAGGCCGCCCCTGATCCATATAAGAGAATATGA
- a CDS encoding ABC transporter permease: MEDKNFVRNRTKNNLLGRLTGRIISFENSMGIVLKNSKSKAGFILLVSIVIFSIIGIFYRPYNPEAYLFAKALPPNSVNILGTTGYGQDVFSQLIAGAAPTLMIAFSVGIAGTLISVFVGLLAGFSSPAVNGAINAIISIFLVVPGVLLIMLFGTYFLGIHQSLGYLPTIIILVITGWAFGARTFRSITLSIAKRDYILSSLLIGESRLSIIFRQIMRAIMPVVVSNFFFTSMYGAMGLTFVEYLGVGNIEQVNWGTMLYWAINNEAYLTGQWWWILPPSIMISLLMFSFILLNFGLDEMANPSLRVYQKKRRAVKND, translated from the coding sequence ATGGAGGATAAGAATTTTGTAAGAAACAGAACAAAAAATAACCTTCTGGGCAGATTGACAGGAAGGATCATTAGCTTTGAAAATTCGATGGGGATAGTACTCAAGAACAGCAAATCTAAGGCTGGATTCATTCTTCTGGTATCCATAGTGATATTCTCAATTATAGGCATATTTTATAGGCCCTATAATCCCGAGGCCTATCTGTTTGCAAAGGCGCTGCCTCCAAATTCCGTCAATATTCTTGGAACCACGGGCTATGGTCAGGACGTTTTCTCACAGTTGATTGCTGGGGCGGCTCCAACCCTTATGATAGCATTTTCGGTCGGAATAGCAGGAACACTGATATCTGTATTTGTCGGGCTTCTGGCTGGATTCAGTTCCCCTGCGGTTAACGGGGCTATAAACGCTATAATAAGCATATTTCTGGTCGTTCCCGGCGTACTGCTGATAATGCTATTCGGGACATACTTTCTTGGCATACATCAGAGTCTTGGCTATTTGCCCACTATAATAATACTTGTAATAACTGGCTGGGCCTTTGGAGCCAGGACATTCAGATCCATAACTCTTTCCATAGCCAAGAGGGACTATATACTGTCTTCACTGCTAATAGGCGAGTCTAGGCTGAGCATCATATTCAGGCAGATAATGCGCGCCATAATGCCTGTCGTTGTTTCCAACTTTTTCTTCACATCCATGTACGGTGCAATGGGCCTGACGTTTGTCGAATACCTTGGTGTGGGTAATATTGAACAGGTGAACTGGGGCACCATGCTATACTGGGCCATAAATAACGAGGCCTATTTGACAGGCCAGTGGTGGTGGATACTGCCTCCAAGTATAATGATATCCCTGCTGATGTTCTCGTTCATACTTCTCAATTTTGGACTGGACGAAATGGCCAACCCATCGTTGAGAGTATATCAGAAGAAAAGGAGGGCAGTTAAAAATGATTGA
- a CDS encoding ABC transporter permease → MLMKIPVKYIIKKISLFFGIFIGAITVNFLLPRMMPGNPAVVVYNEILKAGGSGVNPAYLHQLEVEYGISNAPIYDQYFQYLWNLFHGNLGLSIAFYPEPVSAILAEALPWTLFLVISSITISFFLGNRLGRYAGINRNTSKDLAIDVFAMFMASFPAFVLAFIVLDIFSVYGHIFPLGGAYGVNVNMGFNVPFIISVIYHAVLPVLTIILTSLGGWVLGMRNNIIPNLNSDFINYSENLGFKDYQIKSIAYKNALLPNLTGFAMSIGLSVSGVIIEESIFSYPGVGLYMITAINSLDYPLMQGIFLMVVIAVLAGNLVVDLLYGFLDPRIRQEGE, encoded by the coding sequence ATGCTAATGAAGATACCAGTTAAATATATAATTAAAAAAATATCTCTTTTTTTCGGGATTTTTATCGGCGCCATAACGGTCAACTTTCTTCTACCAAGGATGATGCCTGGAAATCCAGCTGTTGTTGTCTATAATGAAATACTAAAGGCCGGCGGAAGCGGAGTCAATCCGGCATATCTGCATCAGCTCGAGGTGGAATACGGAATATCAAATGCACCGATCTATGACCAGTATTTTCAGTATTTGTGGAATCTGTTCCATGGAAATCTCGGCCTTTCAATAGCCTTTTATCCGGAGCCTGTGTCTGCAATACTAGCGGAAGCGCTGCCATGGACATTATTTTTGGTTATATCATCAATAACGATCTCATTTTTCCTTGGAAACAGATTGGGAAGATATGCTGGTATAAACAGAAACACCTCCAAGGATCTAGCCATAGATGTATTCGCAATGTTCATGGCATCATTTCCTGCGTTTGTTCTTGCCTTTATAGTTCTGGATATATTCTCTGTTTACGGCCATATATTTCCCCTTGGTGGTGCCTACGGCGTGAATGTGAATATGGGCTTCAATGTGCCATTCATAATTAGCGTGATATACCATGCGGTTCTTCCCGTGCTTACCATAATATTGACCTCGCTCGGTGGCTGGGTTCTCGGCATGAGGAATAACATCATACCGAATCTTAACAGTGATTTCATTAATTATTCCGAGAATCTTGGATTTAAGGATTATCAGATCAAAAGTATAGCATATAAAAATGCTCTACTTCCAAATCTAACTGGTTTCGCCATGTCCATAGGACTCTCCGTAAGTGGAGTCATAATTGAGGAATCTATCTTCTCATATCCTGGCGTGGGACTTTACATGATAACCGCGATAAACTCACTGGATTATCCATTGATGCAGGGAATTTTCCTCATGGTGGTGATAGCCGTTCTTGCCGGAAACCTAGTGGTTGATCTCCTATACGGTTTCCTTGATCCAAGGATAAGGCAGGAAGGTGAATGA
- a CDS encoding ABC transporter ATP-binding protein — translation MYEDTILDIKNLTVGYYNENGFSVIINDMNLRVRKGIILGIAGESGSGKSTLAQAIYRSLKYPGEITSGQVYLDDQDILRINGEDLRRIRATRFSFIPQAAMNALNPVKRIRYQFYDLLIAHGLQPEKNEDRIQAAIKMVRLRENVLESFPHELSGGMRQRVVIAMSLLLRPDLVILDEPTTGLDVLVQHEILKDLKAIQRQSGLTMIFITHDLSILYEIADEIAMIYAGEIVEFGPRDEMLNDPQHPYNFLLLRSMPRIGAKRGTGYRLIGNPGNFREDFNGCQFYTRCPFSVPQCVSKHPELTSDDGRHFRRCLRYPEWKVGVS, via the coding sequence ATGTACGAAGATACAATTCTTGACATAAAGAATCTCACTGTGGGATATTACAATGAGAATGGATTTTCCGTAATAATCAATGATATGAACCTCAGGGTGAGGAAAGGCATTATACTGGGAATCGCTGGAGAGTCTGGCTCTGGAAAGAGTACACTTGCTCAGGCCATATACAGATCTCTAAAGTACCCTGGTGAGATAACATCTGGGCAGGTTTACCTGGATGATCAGGACATATTGAGAATAAATGGAGAGGATCTGAGGAGAATAAGAGCAACGAGGTTTTCGTTTATCCCTCAGGCGGCCATGAATGCTCTAAATCCTGTTAAGCGTATTAGATATCAGTTCTATGATTTGCTAATAGCGCATGGCCTTCAGCCTGAGAAAAACGAGGATAGAATACAGGCTGCCATAAAGATGGTGAGGTTGCGCGAAAATGTTCTTGAAAGTTTCCCGCACGAACTCAGCGGGGGAATGCGCCAGCGTGTCGTAATAGCTATGTCCCTTCTGCTTCGGCCTGATCTGGTAATACTCGATGAACCTACCACAGGTCTGGATGTGTTGGTTCAGCATGAGATACTTAAGGATCTGAAGGCCATACAGAGGCAGAGTGGTCTCACCATGATCTTCATAACGCACGACCTATCGATCCTTTATGAGATAGCGGATGAGATAGCCATGATATATGCAGGTGAGATCGTGGAGTTTGGCCCAAGGGACGAAATGCTCAACGATCCCCAACATCCCTATAACTTTCTGCTGCTGAGAAGCATGCCGAGGATAGGCGCCAAACGGGGCACAGGATACAGGCTCATTGGAAATCCAGGAAACTTCAGGGAAGATTTTAATGGATGCCAGTTCTATACCAGATGCCCATTTTCAGTGCCTCAATGTGTTTCTAAACATCCTGAACTTACCAGTGACGATGGAAGGCATTTCAGGCGTTGTCTGCGTTATCCTGAATGGAAAGTGGGTGTGAGCTAA
- a CDS encoding METTL5 family protein, with protein sequence MGIKNDLEIRLQKLQQQGNFKNYLEQYPTDASTAAYFLIEIYNDGNIGGRSVIDAGTGNGILACGSYLLGAESVTAFDIDPDAIETAKRNCGGVNFMVADVSEISGKYDTWIMNPPFGSVVKHSDRAFIDKAFETSMWIYSIGNAKARDFLRREFSARGDVFREEKVYITVPRIYRHHSYDRARIEAVIFGVRNHSF encoded by the coding sequence ATGGGCATAAAGAATGACCTTGAGATCAGGCTCCAGAAACTCCAACAGCAGGGCAATTTTAAAAATTACCTGGAGCAATATCCAACGGATGCGTCCACAGCAGCGTATTTTTTAATAGAGATATACAACGATGGGAATATAGGTGGGCGATCCGTGATCGATGCCGGAACAGGCAATGGTATCCTAGCGTGCGGATCATACCTTCTCGGCGCTGAGTCCGTAACAGCATTCGACATAGATCCCGACGCCATAGAGACTGCGAAGAGAAACTGCGGAGGTGTGAATTTCATGGTGGCAGATGTTTCAGAGATATCTGGCAAATACGATACTTGGATAATGAATCCACCATTCGGTTCAGTCGTGAAGCATTCAGACAGGGCATTCATAGATAAGGCCTTTGAAACTTCAATGTGGATATACAGCATAGGGAATGCGAAAGCAAGGGATTTTCTCAGAAGAGAGTTTTCTGCGAGGGGAGATGTGTTCAGGGAAGAAAAGGTCTACATAACCGTGCCAAGAATATACCGACATCATTCATACGATAGGGCAAGGATAGAGGCAGTTATATTTGGAGTCAGAAATCATTCCTTTTGA